One window of the Anomaloglossus baeobatrachus isolate aAnoBae1 chromosome 12, aAnoBae1.hap1, whole genome shotgun sequence genome contains the following:
- the TMEM79 gene encoding transmembrane protein 79 → MAETQTVIPNPDPIEKGIDTVDFLALQKTPEKKVRSVGFYELDVLRNTSEDTETTNLVKCEVTEDDDKGGEDADKGGEDAAQDGQPQEHNDPPPNYFDQTLPSSPKRCRKQSNPTCLCKECVENYMNMCENGAEPAPDDKDEVTSVDEKSLRSRSGSETSRRTNSSEDDFVGTKYEDAQVTLPYPNDKRAPESITRLSNAGLYDPSDDHKGKEEEDNASQVVIRAAFFVEHPPFEDQKKNVHMDTCDNMDVEKGDPESQPLIRLTRRSVEREPEYPELCMCHLPCLKIVGSFILSMVMFPALLYAAYAWLPFDAPLIPDVPSRLVYTLRCSTFASFPIILGVMIHGISRLCTSSYDPFKPQEREVTIHRRFVKQGTFLFVLFFFNLSVLATYLPQQQLKFIPLLTCLFALSQLIYWLSFAVGRSFRGFGYGLTFLPLLSMMICNLYFMFVVEPEKMVFLGSRVVPQH, encoded by the exons atggcAGAAACTCAGACTGTTATCCCAAATCCGGACCCCATAGAGAAGGGGATTGATACCGTTGACTTTCTCGCTTTGCAAAAGACTCCAGAGAAAAAGGTCCGGAGCGTCGGCTTCTATGAGCTGGACGTCCTGAGGAACACGTCGGAAGACACCGAGACCACCAACCTTGTAAAGTGTGAAGTTACAGAAGATGATGATAAAGGTGGCGAGGACGCTGATAAAGGTGGCGAGGACGCTGCTCAGGACGGTCAACCTCAAGAGCATAACGACCCTCCTCCCAACTACTTTGACCAAACTCTGCCCTCATCACCCAAACGCTGCCGAAAACAGAGCAATCCGACGTGTCTGTGCAAGGAATGTGTGGAGAACTACATGAACATGTGTGAGAACGGTGCGGAGCCGGCCCCTGATGACAAGGACGAGGTCACAAGTGTGGATGAAAAGTCCCTGAGAAGCAGAAGTGGCTCGGAGACTTCAAGACGCACAAACTCCTCTGAGGACGACTTTGTGGGCACAAAGTATGAAGATGCCCAAGTTACCCTGCCCTATCCCAATGACAAGCGGGCACCGGAGAGCATTACGAGGCTGAGCAATGCCGGCTTGTACGACCCCAGTGACGACCACAAGGGGAAGGAAGAGGAGGATAATGCCTCGCAGGTGGTCATCAGAGCTGCTTTCTTTGTTGAACACCCTCCTTTTGAGGATCAGAAGAAGAATGTCCACATGGATACGTGTGACAATATGGATGTGGAAAAAGGAGATCCTGAGAGCCAGCCTTTAATTCGTCTGACCCGGAGGTCTGTGGAGAGAGAGCCAGAGTATCCCGAGCTCTGTATGTGTCACCTGCCCTGCCTGAAAATCGTGGGCTCCTTCATCCTCTCCATGGTTATGTTCCCAGCCTTGCTCTATGCGGCGTACGCTTGGCTTCCCTTCGATGCTCCGCTCATACCAGATGTGCCGTCCAGACTCGTGTACACTTTACGGTGCTCGACCTTCGCCTCATTCCCCATCATTCTGG GTGTTATGATCCACGGGATCTCGCGTCTCTGCACTTCTTCCTATGATCCGTTTAAGCCTCAGGAGCGAGAAGTTACAATACACAGGCGGTTTGTGAAGCAGGGCACCTTCCTCTTCGTCTTGTTCTTCTTCAACCTCTCGGTTCTGGCCACCTACCTGCCCCAGCAGCAGCTGAAGTTCATCCCGCTCCTCACCTGTCTCTTCGCTCTATCCCA GCTTATTTACTGGCTCTCCTTCGCCGTCGGGCGATCCTTCCGCGGTTTTGGTTACGGCCTGACGTTCCTGCCGCTGCTCAGCATGATGATCTGCAATCTCTACTTCATGTTTGTCGTGGAGCCAGAAAAAATGGTCTTTCTGGGAAGCAGAGTTGTACCCCAGCATTGA